A genomic stretch from Rubripirellula reticaptiva includes:
- a CDS encoding 3-hydroxyacyl-ACP dehydratase FabZ family protein: MMKYRQLDRITSLTPGKVLTAERTLRAEEQYLEDHFPRFPVMPGVMMLEALHQAAIWLIRVSEDFKTPLVLLREAKGVKFGDFLAPGETLTITAEILKEDGNRVTVKANAMKGDRVTVTARLVLEKCHSNDPERLGTDEDVRKQAETQFRELFGDVTLSA; the protein is encoded by the coding sequence ATGATGAAATACCGCCAGCTCGATCGGATCACCTCGCTGACGCCTGGCAAGGTTTTGACCGCCGAGCGGACGTTGCGAGCGGAAGAGCAGTATTTGGAAGATCATTTTCCGCGTTTTCCTGTCATGCCAGGCGTGATGATGCTGGAAGCCTTGCACCAGGCTGCCATTTGGTTGATTCGAGTGAGCGAGGACTTCAAAACCCCACTGGTACTGCTGCGGGAAGCCAAAGGCGTCAAGTTTGGTGACTTCCTGGCACCGGGCGAAACACTGACAATTACGGCAGAAATCCTAAAAGAAGACGGAAATCGGGTGACTGTGAAGGCAAACGCCATGAAGGGCGACCGAGTCACCGTGACCGCCCGTTTGGTGCTAGAAAAGTGCCACAGTAACGATCCGGAACGCCTCGGAACGGACGAGGACGTGCGAAAGCAGGCCGAAACGCAATTCCGTGAACTGTTCGGCGATGTTACTCTTTCCGCTTGA
- a CDS encoding acyl carrier protein — protein sequence MAQSQEDIFEKVQAALVDALGVDDDEVNRDATLVGDLGAESIDFLDIVFKLEKAFDITIPREELSPEDILTNSQYVQDGVVTGDGMAELKRRMPWANLAEFEKNPRVQDFGNLLTVGDLCNYVGSKVGE from the coding sequence ATGGCCCAGTCGCAAGAAGATATTTTCGAGAAGGTTCAAGCCGCTTTGGTTGATGCTCTGGGCGTTGATGACGACGAAGTAAATCGCGACGCGACTTTGGTCGGTGACCTGGGTGCTGAATCGATCGATTTCTTGGACATCGTTTTCAAGCTCGAAAAAGCGTTCGACATTACGATTCCTCGCGAAGAATTGTCGCCCGAAGACATTTTGACCAATAGCCAGTATGTCCAAGACGGTGTCGTCACCGGCGACGGAATGGCCGAACTGAAGCGTCGGATGCCGTGGGCGAACTTGGCCGAGTTCGAAAAGAACCCGCGCGTGCAAGACTTCGGCAACCTGTTGACCGTTGGCGATCTTTGCAACTACGTCGGCAGCAAGGTCGGCGAGTAA
- the lpxB gene encoding lipid-A-disaccharide synthase — translation MPKTIFFSVGEPSGDQHAGRLIQAIRNTDPSIQIRGFGGQSMKDAGCSVDLDLTQHAVVGLLEVLPKLRQFFAFADQAEEVFQTGDVDAVVLVDFPGFNWHIAKRAKRYGIPVYYYCPPQLWAWGGWRTRKMKRTVDHVLAVLPIEETYFGGAGIPSTYVGHPFFDAVEHTQLDSRVVNRLQAIEQTGAPLVAVLPGSRDHEVHRNWPMMLESIRRLHAKHPTAKFMVASYRDRQCLWCRDQMAAADAELPIEFFVQRTSEVIEVARCAMMVSGSVSLELMARRTPATVVYRVGRFLYTVGRLLVKTKSLTLPNLMSDRAIFPEMVSVGSEEPAIEFLTASIDAMIGDEFYYQSILRQLDKLRAVHARSGASKRAAQWICESLGSRRSTKVTTPPKSLDHTPIRRAA, via the coding sequence ATGCCCAAAACCATCTTCTTTTCCGTCGGCGAACCCAGCGGTGACCAGCACGCTGGGCGACTGATCCAAGCGATCCGTAACACCGATCCATCGATCCAGATCCGCGGTTTCGGCGGACAGTCGATGAAAGACGCGGGCTGCAGCGTCGACTTGGACCTGACCCAGCACGCGGTCGTGGGATTACTCGAAGTCCTGCCCAAGCTTCGCCAGTTCTTTGCCTTCGCCGATCAAGCCGAAGAAGTTTTCCAAACCGGTGATGTCGATGCCGTTGTGCTGGTCGACTTTCCCGGATTCAATTGGCACATCGCTAAACGAGCCAAGCGGTACGGCATTCCGGTCTACTATTACTGTCCGCCACAATTGTGGGCTTGGGGCGGATGGCGGACGAGAAAAATGAAACGCACCGTCGATCATGTACTGGCCGTGCTTCCGATCGAAGAAACCTACTTTGGCGGCGCCGGCATCCCATCGACCTATGTCGGGCACCCGTTCTTTGATGCGGTCGAGCACACTCAATTGGACTCGCGCGTCGTCAATCGCCTGCAAGCGATTGAACAAACCGGTGCGCCGCTGGTCGCGGTGCTGCCGGGATCTCGTGACCACGAAGTCCACCGCAACTGGCCGATGATGTTGGAATCGATCCGACGCCTGCACGCCAAGCATCCAACGGCCAAGTTTATGGTCGCGTCGTACCGCGATCGACAATGCCTGTGGTGCCGGGACCAAATGGCGGCCGCCGATGCTGAATTGCCGATCGAGTTTTTTGTTCAGCGAACCAGCGAAGTGATCGAGGTTGCCCGCTGTGCGATGATGGTCAGCGGCAGTGTTTCCTTGGAACTGATGGCCCGACGGACTCCCGCGACTGTCGTCTATCGTGTCGGCCGATTCCTGTACACGGTCGGACGATTGCTAGTGAAAACCAAGTCGTTGACGCTGCCGAATCTGATGAGCGACCGAGCGATCTTCCCCGAAATGGTTTCCGTCGGATCCGAAGAACCGGCTATCGAGTTTCTGACCGCATCGATCGATGCCATGATCGGTGACGAATTCTACTACCAATCGATCCTGCGACAATTGGACAAACTGCGAGCCGTGCACGCTCGATCCGGAGCCTCCAAGCGTGCAGCCCAGTGGATCTGCGAATCACTCGGCAGCAGACGATCGACCAAGGTAACGACACCGCCGAAATCGCTCGACCACACCCCAATCCGCCGCGCCGCCTAG
- a CDS encoding DMT family transporter — protein MTGAIGGSGLLVVAIAFGLAAGALVGIQPSVNGQLGRYAVHPLQASLVSFASGTAILLVMTVVGGVFPPRFNVSLLAMPWWVWCGGAMGVFMVTSSLILVPRIGSLPWFAAIMTGQVVAAVLLDHFGWLGNHRAAASPTRLAGAALLLAGLALIVYAKRSEQQAIDREMVKAEVKAR, from the coding sequence GTGACTGGCGCAATTGGCGGCAGCGGGTTGCTTGTTGTTGCGATCGCGTTCGGACTCGCCGCCGGAGCGTTGGTCGGGATCCAGCCTAGCGTCAATGGGCAGTTGGGGAGGTATGCCGTTCACCCTTTACAGGCGTCCTTGGTCTCGTTTGCTAGCGGCACAGCGATTTTGTTGGTGATGACCGTAGTCGGAGGAGTCTTTCCGCCTCGTTTTAATGTTTCGCTATTGGCGATGCCGTGGTGGGTTTGGTGTGGCGGAGCGATGGGCGTGTTCATGGTGACAAGTTCATTGATTCTGGTGCCTCGAATTGGCTCGCTGCCATGGTTTGCCGCAATCATGACCGGGCAAGTCGTCGCGGCCGTGTTGCTGGACCATTTTGGATGGCTGGGCAATCATCGAGCCGCTGCATCGCCGACCCGTTTGGCCGGAGCCGCATTGTTGCTAGCCGGATTAGCACTAATCGTGTACGCGAAAAGATCTGAACAGCAGGCGATCGACCGCGAAATGGTCAAAGCCGAGGTGAAAGCTCGCTGA
- a CDS encoding outer membrane protein assembly factor BamB family protein: MKLSPRNIFPATALQMQRTVRIVGLFALSVLWISASPKFASADWPYWRGPQFDGTAVASGLPDDWDPDGGEGSNVIWSRDDIGGPCTPVVMNHRLYTIQRADAGTPREAERVVCLDAKTGETIWENRYNVWLSDVPAERIGWSSVVADPDSGNIYALGSCDIFMCINGETGETVWSIPLHEQYGMLSTYGGRTNFPVVHEDLVIISGIIINWGEKAKPNHRLLAMDKLTGELRWFSGTRDLPYDTTYSAPSIVTVDGQRQLVIGGGDGAIWGFQPRTGKPLWHYDLSMRGIFATPLVVGNKVFASHSEENVSPSNNVMGGVVGLEITGTGDNTKVKELWKQLEVVSGYSEPVMIGNRLYLVDDRCKMWIFDAETGEAIVEQESFVGSRQRAALLHADGKIYVLTENGRWATVKPTEDGFEVLNKGRVRGVGFAGSPIVSDGRLYFPSSKTLYCVGTENGKQESVTMSESMGAETPVSENTSVAWVQLVPTESLVKPGESVELKVNYFNSLGQAVQNTNGDVTFSVEGPGSISGTTFTASSDASHTGAVITAKVGDVTGEARVRIVPPLPWKFTFDGLQDPPLSWVGARYRHIIKEVDGSPALTKITTIPKGARSRAWMGPSDLAEYTIAADAMGKRMSDQLPDIGLTNHGYVLDLMGESQQLQIRTWSAQLRMAETIDFPWKENTWYRMKFRADIESEPPAAVAVLRGKVWPKDEPEPKEWTITARDESPNLNASPGLYGNAKVAELYLDNIEVSANTDQP, from the coding sequence ATGAAACTGAGTCCACGGAATATTTTTCCCGCAACCGCTCTGCAAATGCAGAGAACAGTACGAATCGTTGGTCTATTCGCACTGTCGGTTTTGTGGATTTCTGCGTCACCGAAGTTTGCATCGGCGGATTGGCCTTATTGGCGAGGGCCACAGTTTGACGGCACCGCGGTGGCAAGTGGATTGCCGGACGATTGGGATCCCGATGGCGGTGAAGGCAGCAATGTGATCTGGAGCCGCGACGATATCGGCGGCCCTTGTACGCCCGTTGTCATGAACCATCGGCTCTACACGATTCAGCGTGCCGATGCCGGCACACCTCGCGAAGCCGAACGAGTCGTCTGTTTGGACGCTAAGACGGGCGAAACGATTTGGGAGAATCGCTACAACGTTTGGCTGTCGGACGTTCCAGCGGAACGTATCGGTTGGTCCAGCGTCGTCGCCGATCCGGATTCGGGCAACATCTATGCGCTCGGTTCCTGCGACATTTTCATGTGCATCAACGGTGAAACCGGCGAAACGGTTTGGAGCATCCCGCTGCATGAGCAATACGGAATGTTGTCGACCTACGGGGGACGCACCAACTTTCCCGTCGTTCACGAAGACTTGGTCATCATCAGCGGAATCATCATCAACTGGGGCGAGAAGGCTAAGCCAAATCACCGACTGCTGGCGATGGATAAATTGACCGGCGAGTTGCGTTGGTTCAGCGGCACGCGAGACTTGCCATACGACACGACTTATTCGGCACCTAGCATTGTTACCGTCGACGGCCAACGACAATTGGTGATCGGTGGCGGTGACGGAGCGATTTGGGGTTTCCAGCCACGCACTGGCAAACCGCTATGGCATTACGATCTTTCGATGCGAGGCATCTTCGCTACTCCGTTGGTCGTCGGCAATAAAGTCTTCGCCAGTCACAGCGAAGAAAACGTCTCGCCTAGCAACAATGTCATGGGCGGAGTCGTCGGACTGGAAATCACCGGTACGGGCGACAATACCAAGGTCAAAGAGCTTTGGAAGCAATTGGAAGTCGTTTCCGGTTACAGCGAACCTGTCATGATCGGAAACCGACTTTATCTGGTCGACGATCGTTGCAAGATGTGGATCTTCGATGCTGAAACGGGCGAGGCTATCGTTGAACAAGAATCGTTTGTCGGCAGTCGCCAGCGGGCTGCACTGTTGCATGCCGATGGCAAAATTTATGTCCTAACCGAAAACGGTCGCTGGGCCACGGTGAAGCCAACCGAAGACGGATTCGAAGTGCTCAACAAAGGCCGTGTCCGAGGCGTCGGCTTCGCCGGATCGCCGATAGTGTCTGACGGACGGCTGTACTTCCCAAGTTCGAAAACGCTTTACTGCGTCGGTACCGAGAACGGCAAACAAGAGTCGGTCACGATGTCCGAGTCGATGGGGGCCGAGACACCGGTGTCGGAAAACACAAGCGTGGCATGGGTTCAGTTGGTACCAACCGAATCATTGGTCAAGCCTGGCGAATCGGTCGAGTTGAAAGTCAACTACTTCAATTCGCTCGGCCAAGCGGTCCAAAACACAAATGGCGATGTGACGTTCAGTGTCGAGGGGCCTGGATCGATCAGCGGGACAACGTTCACCGCATCCTCGGATGCGTCCCACACTGGCGCGGTGATCACTGCCAAAGTCGGTGACGTCACCGGCGAAGCACGGGTGCGAATCGTTCCACCACTGCCGTGGAAGTTCACTTTCGACGGCCTGCAGGATCCTCCGTTGTCATGGGTTGGGGCTCGTTATCGACACATCATCAAGGAAGTCGACGGTTCGCCAGCGCTAACAAAAATCACGACGATTCCCAAAGGCGCACGCAGCCGTGCTTGGATGGGGCCAAGTGATTTGGCGGAATACACCATTGCCGCCGATGCGATGGGCAAACGAATGAGTGATCAGTTGCCCGACATCGGGCTGACCAACCACGGTTATGTTTTGGATTTGATGGGCGAGAGTCAACAACTGCAAATTCGAACCTGGTCGGCTCAACTGCGAATGGCTGAAACGATCGATTTCCCGTGGAAGGAAAACACGTGGTATCGGATGAAGTTCCGAGCAGACATCGAAAGCGAACCGCCGGCCGCGGTCGCAGTGTTGCGAGGAAAGGTATGGCCAAAGGATGAACCGGAGCCCAAGGAATGGACGATCACCGCTCGCGACGAATCGCCGAACTTGAACGCCAGCCCAGGTCTGTACGGCAACGCGAAAGTCGCTGAGCTGTACCTCGATAACATCGAAGTTTCGGCGAATACGGACCAGCCTTAG
- a CDS encoding 3-hydroxyacyl-ACP dehydratase FabZ family protein — protein sequence MRWFWVDRFTEFVSGSHAHGIKNISLAEEVVDEYYPGYAMLPPTLIIEGMAQLGGILVAEHFKFEKRVVLAKVGRAEFFEPARAGDQLTYQVNLDAVQDHGATVTSASFCDGKPQAEIDLMFAFLEEGDNRFTDGPLFAPGDLEGMLRMMNFFHVAVDAFGKPVPIYQNL from the coding sequence ATGCGTTGGTTTTGGGTCGATCGATTTACCGAGTTCGTTAGCGGTTCTCATGCCCACGGGATCAAGAATATCTCGTTGGCTGAAGAAGTCGTTGACGAATACTATCCCGGTTACGCGATGTTACCACCAACGCTGATCATCGAAGGCATGGCCCAATTGGGCGGTATTCTGGTGGCCGAGCATTTCAAGTTCGAAAAGCGAGTGGTGTTGGCCAAAGTCGGTCGGGCTGAATTTTTCGAGCCTGCCCGGGCGGGCGACCAATTGACCTATCAGGTCAATCTTGACGCGGTTCAAGATCACGGTGCAACGGTCACCAGCGCTAGTTTCTGTGATGGCAAACCGCAGGCTGAAATCGACCTGATGTTCGCGTTCCTGGAAGAAGGCGACAATCGGTTTACCGACGGGCCGCTGTTCGCACCCGGTGATTTGGAAGGCATGCTGCGGATGATGAATTTCTTTCATGTCGCCGTGGATGCTTTTGGCAAACCGGTTCCGATTTACCAGAATCTATAG
- a CDS encoding sugar phosphate isomerase/epimerase family protein, translating into MKRRQFLGAVGAGATLVSAPRLLLALDKDNAYRQNIGIQLYTLRNEINEDVRATVKAVADAGYKQVEPYGFPNAAPMIEAARDFGLAINSSHFNSDSIVNNDAGDDEYFETVLEKASDVGLKHLVIPYLPDQFRTSLDDYKRVCQNCNQAAEKAKSAGIQLSYHNHAFEFEPREGGMSGYDVMIDEFSPDMKFEVDVFWVVVGGKNPVELIGKLGNRVSQLHLKDLDASVEVPNYGGIPKEAFKEIGNGVINIEAIIEAAGKAGVAHCHVEQDQSPNPLASIKQSMKSLKQM; encoded by the coding sequence ATGAAACGTCGTCAATTTCTTGGTGCTGTTGGTGCTGGCGCTACGTTGGTTTCCGCTCCCCGTTTGCTGCTCGCGCTGGATAAAGACAACGCGTACCGACAAAACATCGGCATCCAACTTTACACGCTGCGAAACGAAATCAACGAAGACGTCCGCGCGACCGTCAAAGCCGTTGCCGACGCCGGTTACAAGCAAGTTGAACCGTACGGATTCCCCAACGCCGCCCCGATGATCGAAGCTGCGAGAGACTTTGGACTCGCCATCAACTCGTCGCACTTCAACAGCGACTCGATCGTCAACAACGATGCTGGCGACGACGAGTACTTTGAGACCGTCTTGGAAAAGGCTTCCGACGTTGGGCTGAAGCACTTGGTGATCCCTTACCTACCCGATCAATTTCGAACATCGTTAGATGACTACAAGCGGGTTTGTCAAAACTGCAACCAAGCAGCCGAAAAAGCGAAGTCGGCCGGCATCCAATTGTCCTACCACAATCACGCGTTCGAATTCGAACCACGCGAAGGTGGTATGAGCGGCTATGACGTGATGATCGATGAATTTTCTCCAGACATGAAGTTCGAAGTCGACGTGTTTTGGGTCGTCGTCGGCGGCAAGAATCCTGTCGAACTGATCGGCAAGCTCGGCAATCGTGTCTCGCAATTGCACTTGAAGGATCTTGATGCCTCGGTCGAAGTCCCTAACTACGGCGGGATTCCCAAAGAAGCGTTCAAGGAAATCGGCAACGGTGTCATCAACATCGAAGCGATCATTGAAGCCGCCGGTAAAGCGGGCGTAGCCCAT
- a CDS encoding response regulator gives MSKTLLDCGNCGPDFNSIRQMVTSNFNASVVQSHGTEDTLAMLRERTIDLVTVNRKLDRDYTDGMEVIKAIKADPELESVPVMLVTNYEEHQDDAVKQGCVRGFGKLSIGDDATQALLEPYLGQRKKK, from the coding sequence ATGTCAAAAACGCTCTTGGACTGCGGCAATTGTGGTCCCGACTTCAACTCGATTCGTCAAATGGTGACGTCGAACTTCAATGCTTCCGTGGTACAGTCACACGGCACCGAAGACACTTTGGCAATGCTTCGCGAGCGAACGATTGATTTGGTCACGGTGAACCGGAAACTTGATCGTGATTACACCGACGGGATGGAGGTCATCAAAGCGATTAAGGCGGATCCCGAACTGGAGTCCGTGCCCGTGATGTTGGTGACCAATTATGAGGAACACCAAGACGACGCGGTCAAGCAAGGTTGCGTTCGTGGCTTCGGGAAGTTGTCGATCGGCGATGATGCCACGCAAGCTTTGCTGGAACCGTACTTGGGCCAGCGGAAGAAGAAGTGA
- a CDS encoding cupin domain-containing protein has product MGAGIEHEAKFAELNFAKPKTGRFTGASAEVVDLTRLPPTPCPCGIARRAFADRDEFPGTVHLTQITKDARQHYHREHTEVYVVLSCQPNACIELDGVATAVKPQTAVLIPPGVRHRACGEMTVMIVCTPNFDPADEFFD; this is encoded by the coding sequence TTGGGAGCTGGAATTGAACACGAAGCAAAGTTTGCTGAACTGAATTTTGCAAAACCTAAGACTGGCAGATTTACGGGGGCCAGTGCTGAGGTTGTTGATTTGACGCGTTTGCCACCAACACCCTGCCCTTGTGGGATTGCTCGTCGAGCGTTTGCTGATCGAGATGAGTTTCCCGGAACCGTTCATTTAACCCAAATCACAAAAGACGCTCGCCAGCACTACCATCGCGAGCACACCGAGGTTTATGTCGTCCTTTCTTGTCAGCCTAATGCTTGCATTGAACTGGATGGCGTCGCCACTGCGGTCAAGCCGCAAACTGCCGTGCTGATCCCACCCGGTGTCCGCCACCGTGCCTGCGGTGAAATGACCGTGATGATCGTATGCACTCCGAATTTTGATCCCGCCGACGAGTTTTTTGACTGA
- a CDS encoding outer membrane protein assembly factor BamB family protein, protein MFKKEIWTWTSLLCASLLGSATTVALSGCTPTPPVNVDTSTTIDSPVDSNVTGGAPSAAVETPMPADESVSKAKTEAQPGTEPAVKLVAAPAADVALTASPDAVRKSGGDWPQWGGTSERNNTPGVTGLPEEWNIGKFDRRTGDWDSSKAKNIRWYANLGSQTYGNPVVAGGHVYVGTNNGAGHIKRYPSEVDLGCLLAFNEKDGEFLWQHSSEKLITGRVHDWPLQGVCCAPLVEGDRLWFVTNRGEVRCLDTKGFYDGEDDGPVTNEPANVAEIMNAGPAAKAHADTLAALAEGKLSDAAKAKLAEADEPLDGDVVVTTVTDGKVWKATGNFGGVDRDITIKQIGPRIMFVKALGVDDKRDADVVWVFDMMGPEMGVSQHNMCACSVTSYGDLLFVNTSNGLDESHINLPAPDAPSFICMDKNTGEVIWTDSSPGRNILHGQWSSPAVAELGGVPQALFCGGDGILYSFAANRGKDGKPELLWKFDCNPKTTVWKLGGEGTRNNLIATPVAYDGLVYIAVGQDPEHGEGEGHFWCIDPTKRGDTSPTLAMKLEDGKRVPIEHRRIQAVEPEKGEVEVDNPNSAVVWHYSMFDSNKDDEIDFEEEMHRSIGTCAIKDNVLYVADFSGLVHCLDAKGTKDGKPVVHFTYDMLAQSWGSPLIADGRVFIGDEDGDVAIFEFGAENNEPMDEINMGSSVYSTPVAANESIFISTKDKLFSIGETE, encoded by the coding sequence ATGTTTAAAAAAGAAATCTGGACCTGGACGTCATTGCTTTGCGCGTCATTGCTCGGCAGCGCCACTACGGTCGCACTAAGTGGATGTACGCCTACCCCGCCAGTCAACGTTGACACGTCAACCACCATCGATAGTCCGGTCGACAGCAACGTCACCGGCGGTGCCCCATCGGCAGCAGTGGAAACGCCGATGCCGGCGGATGAGTCTGTGTCAAAGGCGAAAACGGAAGCCCAGCCAGGCACTGAGCCAGCGGTTAAGTTGGTTGCGGCACCGGCGGCCGATGTTGCTCTCACCGCATCACCTGATGCGGTTCGCAAATCCGGTGGCGACTGGCCACAGTGGGGCGGAACCAGCGAACGTAATAACACGCCCGGCGTGACTGGATTACCCGAGGAATGGAATATCGGCAAGTTCGATCGCCGTACCGGTGACTGGGACAGCAGCAAGGCCAAGAACATTCGTTGGTACGCGAACTTGGGCAGCCAAACGTACGGTAACCCCGTGGTCGCTGGCGGACATGTCTATGTTGGCACCAACAACGGTGCGGGTCACATCAAGCGTTACCCATCGGAAGTCGACCTGGGATGCTTGTTGGCATTCAACGAAAAAGATGGCGAGTTTTTGTGGCAACACAGCAGCGAAAAGTTGATCACTGGCCGCGTCCATGACTGGCCGTTGCAAGGTGTTTGCTGTGCGCCGCTTGTTGAGGGCGACCGCTTGTGGTTCGTGACCAACCGCGGCGAAGTTCGCTGCTTGGACACCAAGGGATTCTACGACGGCGAAGATGATGGTCCGGTCACCAACGAACCTGCTAACGTCGCCGAGATCATGAACGCGGGTCCGGCGGCGAAAGCTCACGCAGACACGCTGGCGGCACTTGCCGAAGGTAAATTGTCAGACGCCGCAAAAGCTAAGCTGGCTGAAGCTGACGAGCCGCTTGACGGCGACGTCGTGGTCACGACGGTTACCGATGGCAAAGTCTGGAAGGCGACCGGCAACTTTGGCGGCGTCGATCGCGATATCACGATCAAGCAAATTGGCCCACGAATCATGTTCGTCAAAGCACTGGGGGTCGACGACAAACGTGACGCCGACGTGGTTTGGGTGTTTGACATGATGGGGCCCGAAATGGGCGTCAGCCAGCACAACATGTGTGCCTGCAGCGTGACCAGCTATGGTGACTTGCTGTTCGTCAACACATCCAACGGTTTGGACGAATCGCACATCAACTTGCCAGCACCTGACGCGCCGAGCTTCATTTGCATGGACAAGAACACCGGCGAAGTGATCTGGACCGATTCATCGCCGGGACGAAATATTTTGCACGGCCAATGGTCTAGCCCCGCAGTTGCCGAACTGGGCGGCGTTCCTCAAGCATTGTTCTGTGGCGGCGACGGAATCCTGTACAGCTTTGCTGCCAATCGTGGCAAAGACGGCAAGCCAGAATTGCTTTGGAAGTTCGACTGCAACCCCAAGACCACCGTTTGGAAATTGGGCGGCGAAGGGACTCGCAACAACTTGATCGCAACACCAGTGGCCTACGATGGATTGGTTTACATTGCGGTCGGGCAAGACCCCGAACACGGCGAAGGCGAGGGCCACTTCTGGTGCATCGATCCTACCAAGCGAGGTGATACGTCACCAACTTTGGCGATGAAGTTGGAAGACGGCAAACGAGTGCCGATCGAACATCGACGCATTCAAGCGGTAGAACCTGAAAAGGGCGAGGTCGAAGTCGATAACCCAAACTCGGCCGTTGTGTGGCACTACTCGATGTTCGATTCCAATAAGGATGACGAAATCGACTTCGAAGAAGAAATGCACCGTTCGATCGGTACCTGTGCGATCAAAGACAATGTTCTTTACGTTGCCGACTTCTCTGGATTGGTGCACTGCTTGGATGCCAAAGGCACCAAAGACGGCAAGCCGGTCGTTCACTTCACCTATGACATGCTGGCCCAGAGTTGGGGCAGTCCGTTGATCGCTGACGGGCGAGTCTTCATCGGTGATGAAGACGGCGACGTTGCGATTTTCGAATTCGGCGCTGAGAACAATGAGCCGATGGACGAGATTAACATGGGCAGCAGCGTGTACAGCACACCGGTCGCCGCCAATGAATCGATTTTCATCAGCACCAAAGACAAGTTGTTCTCGATCGGTGAGACTGAGTAA